AAGCGGCCCCGGAGGTGCCGGTGTGCCTTGAGAGCATCCACCGCCGAGACAGGCAGGTCGACCGTCCGCTCGCGTCCACCCTTCGGCACGTCCGTCACCCCGCGCCAGATCGACCGACGCACCGTCACCAAGCCGCGTGACAGGTCGAGATCGGACCACTGGAGCCCAATCAGCTCCCCTTGCCGCAGGCCCGTCTTGAGCGCCACAAGCATCAGCGTTCGCCATTCCGGCTCAGCCGCGTCGATCAGCCGCTCGGCTTCCTCGAAGGTGAGGAAGTCAAACTTGGGCTTGGGGAGCTTGCCGAAGAGCTTCACGCGCGGAGCCTGTTGTATGACCTTCTGCTCTTCCGCGAGGTTCAACAACTTGCTCAGCGCGGAAAGAACGTTGTTGATGGTCTTGAGGCTCAGGGGCTTCGGCTCGACTTCCACCCGCTTGCGGATGGCGGCTTGCGTGGGAGCTTCTTTCCGGGCTCGTGCCGCAGACTTCTTCTTACGCATGAGCGCCTTGAAGTCTTCGATTTGAGCCGGGCCGATACTCGCGAGCGCCATTTCACCGAAGAACGGCAGAACGTGG
The sequence above is a segment of the Stigmatella aurantiaca genome. Coding sequences within it:
- a CDS encoding tyrosine-type recombinase/integrase; its protein translation is MSVRARKWTNKAGKVEERWTVDIVFQHAGGREERVTKVSPVQTRRGAAQYERELRNALLNGTFGKEKKEARVTLAEFAARFLTYSENNNKHSSVITKQQILKDHVLPFFGEMALASIGPAQIEDFKALMRKKKSAARARKEAPTQAAIRKRVEVEPKPLSLKTINNVLSALSKLLNLAEEQKVIQQAPRVKLFGKLPKPKFDFLTFEEAERLIDAAEPEWRTLMLVALKTGLRQGELIGLQWSDLDLSRGLVTVRRSIWRGVTDVPKGGRERTVDLPVSAVDALKAHRHLRGR